The Roseimicrobium gellanilyticum DNA segment TTGCGGTTCCGTTGAACCCATGCTTGCCGTTGCTGTTCGATATTGAGAATCAGTTGCAACTAAGGTCCGCGTCGCTAGACATGCGCCCACTTGATTTCGGCCCCACCACTTTCACTCCCATGAAATCCTCCATTCTCGTCATCTTTGGCAGCGTCACCGGCAACTCGGAATACTGTGCGGACAAGACCGCCAAGGAACTGCGTGAGAAGGGACATGAAGTCGTCTCAGAAAACATGGCCGATGCCGATCCGATGATGCTCAAGGAGCATGAGACCGTGCTCATCATTACCAGCACGTATGGTGACGGTGAGCCGCCGGATGGCGCGGAAGACTTCTACAATGCCGTGGTGAAGAAGGGCGGTCTCGACCTGAGCCACGCGCAGTTCTCCGTGCTGGCACTGGGGGACACGGGTTACGACCAGTTCTGCAAATGCGGCATCGACTTTGACGCAGCTCTGGAGACCCAGGGCGCGCAACGCATCCATCCCATCGTGCTTGCCGACACCGACTACGATGCCCCGTTTGATGAGTGGAAGAAGGGTGTCTTCG contains these protein-coding regions:
- a CDS encoding flavodoxin domain-containing protein codes for the protein MKSSILVIFGSVTGNSEYCADKTAKELREKGHEVVSENMADADPMMLKEHETVLIITSTYGDGEPPDGAEDFYNAVVKKGGLDLSHAQFSVLALGDTGYDQFCKCGIDFDAALETQGAQRIHPIVLADTDYDAPFDEWKKGVFAAIAERRAVTA